A window of Hypnocyclicus thermotrophus contains these coding sequences:
- the mnmA gene encoding tRNA 2-thiouridine(34) synthase MnmA: protein MSNFNIKNYTKYLEYKKENKDITVAVGMSGGVDSSTVAYLLKKQGYNVVGITMKHWGGMNELNKDSKTCCSLDDIYDAKKVCDDLKIKHYVINLEEPFKEIVVDYFIDEYINGRTPNPCMVCNRNIKLGKLIEYVRKLGINYLATGHYAKLKEGILCIGDDPKKDQVYFLSQIKKENMKYLMFPIGDLEKPEVRFLAKELGVRVYAKSESQEVCFVEDGKYKEFIKDITKKDFESGDIVDRKGNILGRHNGIINYTIGQRKGLGLAHHKPLYVYKIDVKKNQIIVSDDKDLFKDTIYAESINLLLFDNIKEIDGLKCMAKSRSRDKFHKGIVKVLNDNAILFKAENEEENFRAVTPGQGLVLYREDGVVIASGFIK, encoded by the coding sequence ATGTCAAATTTTAATATAAAAAATTATACAAAATATTTAGAATATAAAAAAGAAAATAAAGATATTACTGTAGCTGTAGGAATGAGTGGAGGAGTTGATAGTTCTACTGTTGCATATTTATTAAAAAAACAAGGATACAATGTAGTTGGGATAACTATGAAACATTGGGGGGGAATGAATGAATTAAATAAAGATAGTAAAACTTGTTGTTCTTTAGATGATATTTATGATGCTAAAAAAGTATGTGATGATCTTAAGATAAAACATTATGTTATAAATCTTGAAGAACCTTTTAAAGAAATAGTTGTAGATTATTTTATTGATGAATATATAAATGGACGTACTCCAAATCCATGTATGGTATGTAATAGAAATATAAAATTAGGGAAATTAATAGAGTATGTAAGAAAATTAGGAATAAATTATTTAGCTACAGGACATTATGCTAAATTAAAAGAGGGAATACTTTGTATAGGAGATGATCCCAAAAAAGATCAAGTGTATTTTTTATCACAAATTAAAAAAGAAAATATGAAATATTTAATGTTTCCTATAGGTGATTTAGAAAAACCAGAAGTAAGATTTTTGGCAAAAGAGCTTGGAGTTAGAGTATATGCTAAAAGTGAAAGTCAAGAAGTATGTTTTGTAGAAGATGGCAAATATAAGGAATTTATAAAAGATATAACTAAAAAAGACTTTGAATCAGGCGATATTGTTGATAGAAAAGGAAATATATTAGGGAGACATAATGGTATAATTAATTATACTATTGGCCAAAGAAAAGGACTTGGACTTGCGCATCATAAGCCATTATATGTATATAAAATAGATGTTAAAAAAAATCAAATTATAGTATCAGATGATAAAGATTTATTTAAAGATACAATATATGCAGAAAGCATCAATTTGTTATTATTTGATAATATAAAAGAAATAGATGGGCTAAAATGTATGGCAAAATCTAGATCAAGAGATAAATTTCATAAAGGAATAGTAAAAGTATTAAATGATAATGCAATTTTATTTAAAGCAGAAAATGAAGAAGAGAATTTTCGAGCAGTTACTCCAGGACAAGGACTTGTTCTTTATAGAGAAGATGGAGTAGTTATAGCTAGTGGATTTATAAAATAG
- a CDS encoding substrate-binding periplasmic protein, producing MKLKLIIYFIFSLYTFSSNTPIIIYCDSNYFPLSYEENGEAKGLYIDILNHIFSKMKNYNIKIQPIPWERGKILMKEGRGFALVPPYYHGYDWKYIYPYSLPLFTEEAFMISLKDSKNYNLKFPEDYYNKTIANIRGYDGWLSPQLRKLIFNKYIKYDDTSLTPEQQLRKLIDKRVDFIILEKFTFEYALKILRKNKVTNKKLSDFNIEFTITKEPVYIGYSKYFKADYSLSFRQEFDNLLYLARKNNELEKIIDKYRKKLEK from the coding sequence ATGAAATTAAAATTAATTATTTACTTTATATTTTCTTTGTATACCTTTTCATCAAATACTCCAATTATAATATATTGTGATAGTAATTATTTTCCTCTGTCTTATGAAGAAAATGGAGAAGCAAAAGGTTTATATATAGATATATTAAATCATATTTTTTCTAAAATGAAAAATTATAATATAAAAATACAACCTATACCTTGGGAAAGAGGAAAAATATTAATGAAAGAAGGACGTGGATTTGCATTAGTTCCACCATATTATCATGGATATGATTGGAAATATATATACCCTTATTCATTGCCACTTTTTACTGAAGAAGCCTTTATGATTTCTTTAAAAGATAGTAAAAATTATAACCTAAAATTTCCGGAGGATTATTATAATAAAACTATTGCAAATATACGAGGATATGATGGTTGGCTATCTCCTCAATTAAGAAAATTAATTTTTAACAAATATATAAAATATGACGACACTTCCCTTACGCCCGAACAACAATTAAGAAAATTGATTGATAAAAGAGTCGATTTTATAATATTAGAAAAATTTACTTTTGAATATGCACTAAAAATTTTAAGAAAAAATAAAGTTACCAATAAAAAACTTTCTGATTTTAATATAGAGTTTACAATCACAAAAGAACCTGTTTATATTGGATATTCTAAATATTTTAAAGCTGATTACTCTCTTTCTTTTAGACAAGAATTTGATAATTTATTGTATTTAGCTCGAAAAAATAATGAATTAGAAAAAATTATAGATAAATATAGAAAAAAACTAGAAAAATAA
- a CDS encoding UvrD-helicase domain-containing protein, which produces MKIILKASAGTGKTYRLSLEYIASLLKGENYEEIVVMTFTNKATAEIKERIFKFLNDIIIQNKNGIELIQNIKKIHDIEINMEKLKMIYNNMIKNRELIKIYTIDSFINFIFKKIVAPQYNIFNYEIINTEKHNEILLEVLKKIFDNPDYFEKIEDFLQENMEKELENYTRFISGILGKRWLFYLIDKKEKEKYIEKNTIVENYNKIIDLIMDYKDITRDEIFKFLNKDYQKVLELSNNEIKEFFLNNSKKILKDDKKIWNGQKIRNNKKRAIVDELTFYFNEIKEEIAKKIYNNKILNYEKKLKEMSEIIYKIYDEIVFREKKFTHSDISNYVYDYLFVKRFEIFQQNLVVQFIENVLGNDITSLFIDEFQDTSVLQWKILKPFIRKAKNLIFVGDEKQSIYRFRGGEKELFQNLNKLIGAKEEYMNISYRTDKNILNFINIIFSNIPNWKYYSINPIKNKDEGYVYTYVDKEEKDILENLINTIKNKIKNRSNSVILARNNKELTKITEKLKEENIAFITNSNQSIIFHRVIKPVYSLLKYFITENIFFLLEFLRNDIIYINDMLLKEMIIHKKEINSFLFSDYEINIQLSNEIMILVNKIKSIYNIRNTIDEIVKEIYNQFNILDTYNSNNDIANINKFYDIATNYNDISKLILELENNINNEKYRQASGKDKNAISVMTIHKAKGLEFENVLYYIKNKRSNEIKENYFIKFDKNYEKIEEYIFTHENDIKTLEILEKNIIKEYKRKNLDEEINNHYVAMTRPKKNLFVFYCRNYKNELNDSLFSKIIDLENENTYTIGEFKEVLEEKKIDKKYIDISNYKNKKEINKKEVEYIDLEREIKRKIGLATHYYLSFIKYNKKEEHEYAKKALLNKYGNMFGKKEINNIFLRIDEFIKKYKKIFNERYKVFTELELYHNNKKYILDRVMIDNQEKIIHIYDYKTGGYKLEQLRIYKNILEEKLGNVYKVMTGEDYYLKIE; this is translated from the coding sequence ATGAAAATAATACTAAAAGCTAGTGCAGGAACAGGAAAAACTTATAGATTATCATTGGAATATATAGCTAGTTTATTGAAAGGTGAAAATTATGAAGAGATAGTTGTAATGACTTTTACAAATAAAGCTACTGCAGAAATAAAAGAGAGAATATTTAAATTCTTAAATGATATTATCATACAAAATAAAAATGGAATAGAATTAATTCAGAATATAAAAAAAATACATGATATCGAAATAAATATGGAAAAATTAAAAATGATATATAATAATATGATAAAAAATAGAGAGCTTATAAAAATATATACAATAGATAGTTTTATTAATTTTATATTTAAAAAAATAGTTGCACCTCAATATAATATATTTAATTATGAAATAATAAATACTGAAAAGCATAATGAAATTTTATTAGAAGTATTAAAAAAAATATTTGATAATCCTGATTATTTTGAAAAAATAGAAGATTTTTTACAAGAAAATATGGAAAAAGAATTAGAAAATTATACAAGATTTATTAGTGGAATTTTAGGAAAAAGATGGTTATTTTACTTAATAGATAAAAAAGAAAAAGAAAAATATATAGAAAAAAACACAATTGTAGAAAATTATAATAAAATTATAGATTTGATTATGGATTATAAAGATATTACAAGAGATGAGATTTTTAAATTTTTAAATAAAGATTATCAAAAAGTACTTGAATTAAGTAATAATGAAATAAAAGAATTTTTTTTAAATAATAGTAAAAAAATATTAAAAGATGATAAAAAAATATGGAATGGACAAAAAATAAGAAACAATAAAAAAAGAGCAATAGTAGATGAACTTACTTTTTATTTTAATGAAATAAAAGAGGAAATCGCTAAAAAGATATATAATAATAAAATACTGAATTATGAAAAAAAATTAAAAGAAATGTCAGAAATAATTTATAAAATTTATGATGAAATTGTATTTAGAGAAAAAAAATTTACACACAGTGATATTAGTAATTATGTATATGATTATCTTTTTGTAAAAAGATTTGAAATATTTCAACAAAATTTAGTAGTTCAATTTATAGAAAATGTTTTAGGAAATGACATTACATCTTTGTTTATAGATGAATTTCAAGATACAAGTGTATTACAATGGAAGATATTAAAGCCATTTATTAGAAAAGCAAAAAATTTAATATTTGTAGGAGATGAAAAACAAAGTATTTATAGATTTAGAGGGGGAGAAAAAGAACTTTTTCAAAATTTAAATAAATTAATTGGAGCAAAAGAAGAATATATGAACATTTCATATAGAACAGATAAAAATATTTTGAATTTTATTAATATAATTTTTTCAAATATACCTAATTGGAAATATTATAGTATAAATCCTATAAAAAATAAAGATGAAGGATATGTTTATACATATGTAGATAAAGAAGAAAAAGATATATTAGAAAATTTAATAAATACTATAAAAAATAAAATAAAAAATAGAAGTAATAGTGTAATTTTAGCAAGAAATAATAAAGAATTAACTAAAATAACAGAAAAATTAAAAGAGGAAAATATTGCTTTTATAACAAATAGTAATCAATCTATTATTTTTCATAGAGTTATAAAGCCAGTATATAGCTTATTAAAATATTTTATAACAGAAAACATTTTCTTTTTATTAGAATTTTTAAGAAATGATATTATATATATAAATGATATGCTTCTTAAGGAAATGATAATACATAAAAAAGAGATAAATAGTTTTTTATTTAGTGATTATGAAATAAATATACAGTTATCAAATGAAATAATGATATTAGTTAATAAAATAAAATCAATATACAATATAAGAAATACAATAGATGAGATAGTAAAAGAGATTTATAATCAATTTAATATATTAGATACATATAATAGTAATAATGATATTGCAAATATTAATAAATTTTATGATATTGCTACTAATTATAATGATATAAGCAAATTAATTCTAGAATTAGAAAATAATATAAATAATGAAAAGTATAGACAAGCTTCGGGTAAGGATAAAAATGCGATAAGTGTAATGACAATTCATAAAGCAAAAGGACTTGAATTTGAAAATGTATTATATTATATAAAAAATAAAAGAAGTAATGAGATTAAGGAAAACTATTTTATAAAATTTGATAAAAATTATGAAAAAATAGAAGAATATATATTTACTCACGAAAATGATATAAAAACCTTAGAAATTTTAGAAAAAAATATTATAAAAGAATATAAAAGAAAAAACCTTGATGAAGAGATAAATAATCATTATGTGGCAATGACTAGACCTAAAAAAAATCTTTTTGTTTTTTATTGTCGTAATTATAAAAATGAGTTAAATGATAGCTTGTTTTCAAAGATTATAGATTTAGAAAATGAAAATACATATACTATTGGTGAATTTAAAGAAGTATTAGAAGAAAAAAAAATAGATAAAAAATATATAGATATTTCAAATTATAAAAATAAAAAAGAAATAAATAAAAAAGAAGTAGAGTATATTGACCTTGAAAGAGAAATAAAAAGAAAAATAGGACTTGCGACACATTATTATTTGAGTTTTATTAAATACAATAAAAAAGAAGAACATGAATATGCTAAAAAAGCTTTACTTAATAAATATGGAAATATGTTTGGAAAAAAAGAAATAAATAATATTTTTTTAAGAATAGATGAATTTATAAAAAAATATAAAAAAATATTTAATGAAAGATATAAAGTATTTACGGAATTAGAATTATATCATAATAATAAAAAATATATATTAGATAGAGTAATGATAGATAATCAGGAAAAGATAATACATATATATGATTATAAAACGGGTGGTTATAAATTAGAGCAATTAAGAATTTATAAAAATATATTAGAAGAAAAATTAGGAAATGTGTATAAAGTAATGACAGGAGAAGATTATTATTTAAAAATAGAATAA
- a CDS encoding PD-(D/E)XK nuclease family protein yields METIFITNYNEISDYENTIYIFETITDKEYFLKQRKNIFDNNIYISYTEFLNQIFVTDYIVLREEKPVLFFYKSLSKEFKKKYNFINYYDFIDTAYNIINFQNILKEYKIEKLKNLENWQQEYIDNITKEYKKFIKYINERKYTIQSEIYNINNLNIEAIKNYKNIMFIEKINITPFEKEYIRKLSKNFNIINTLFVSAKSFDKKKYKLVDNFQLDKEKIEVYENKTVKESIAILLSKIKDINFIYTYDIENINFNIYKDYIKVNKSNKLENTNLYYVISQIYNLLKTIVEIDKKKYISMKSLIEALYSIEVREYFNIKEEIVSYLYKYKEDGYLYIDENILTEDKSYFQSDKSEKLIQIIELIKKLNKFKTLNEYIEYFSKGFNYEKYENEKYPDIIAKYFESLSEIKSLIDIFGDKWNGYFKNISEGLFRMILKYFRAKNIEVLNDNTIIIDKIENIPIINNKIAIINVSSGNFLNKNFDFLLSEKQKEENGIITYDEKKLIEKYKFYRMINFSENIKIFSLKDEEIGLDRNPFLEELILKYNLDINKSEIDVDRIFIDNFKMKNNEKLEFENIYNIYVENNDFRNNKLNIGSYTYMELKKCKYKYFLRYIGEILNQNIIIKEEFSKKIVGIFFHMIMEKISKKIMDENIENYLNELIKSYYKFIETKLPINYEKYYKDIFIKHFEKNIIKFVYEIRKYIENNIETEKKVEKEIFEINNIKINMNGRIDAYIENNDKKIIIDYKTGSGDDMQLKFYEYLIGESVDKYIYDLWKGELDKKDKKDKKIEKEDIVNELNFLNIGYYMRTEKKSNCNNCEYIDICNEVNINENNTKS; encoded by the coding sequence ATGGAAACAATTTTTATAACAAATTATAATGAAATATCAGATTATGAAAACACAATATATATATTTGAAACAATAACAGATAAAGAATATTTTTTAAAACAAAGAAAAAATATATTTGATAATAATATATATATCAGTTATACAGAATTTTTAAATCAAATCTTTGTTACAGATTATATAGTTCTTAGAGAGGAAAAACCAGTATTGTTTTTTTATAAATCATTGTCAAAAGAGTTTAAAAAAAAATATAATTTTATAAATTATTATGATTTTATAGATACTGCATATAATATTATTAATTTTCAAAATATTTTAAAAGAATATAAAATTGAAAAATTAAAAAATCTTGAAAATTGGCAACAAGAATATATTGATAATATAACAAAGGAATATAAAAAATTTATAAAATATATTAATGAAAGAAAATATACTATTCAATCAGAAATATATAATATAAACAATTTAAATATAGAGGCGATAAAAAATTATAAAAATATTATGTTTATAGAAAAAATAAATATAACGCCATTTGAAAAAGAATATATAAGAAAACTATCAAAAAATTTTAATATAATAAATACTCTATTTGTATCAGCAAAAAGTTTTGATAAAAAAAAATATAAATTAGTAGATAATTTTCAATTAGATAAAGAAAAAATAGAAGTTTATGAAAATAAAACAGTAAAAGAAAGTATAGCTATTTTATTATCTAAAATAAAAGATATAAATTTTATTTATACATATGATATAGAAAATATAAATTTTAATATATACAAAGATTATATAAAAGTTAATAAGTCAAATAAATTAGAAAATACTAACTTATATTATGTAATAAGTCAAATATATAACTTATTAAAAACTATAGTGGAAATAGATAAAAAGAAATATATTTCAATGAAATCATTAATTGAAGCATTATATAGTATAGAAGTAAGAGAATATTTTAATATAAAAGAAGAAATAGTATCATATCTATATAAGTATAAAGAAGATGGGTATTTGTATATAGATGAAAATATATTAACAGAAGATAAAAGTTATTTTCAAAGTGATAAAAGCGAAAAATTAATACAGATAATAGAATTAATAAAAAAATTAAATAAATTTAAAACTTTAAATGAGTATATAGAGTACTTTTCAAAAGGATTTAATTATGAAAAATATGAAAATGAGAAATATCCAGATATAATAGCAAAATATTTTGAAAGTTTATCAGAAATTAAATCTTTAATTGATATATTCGGAGATAAATGGAATGGTTATTTTAAAAATATCTCTGAAGGACTTTTTAGAATGATACTAAAATATTTTCGTGCAAAAAATATAGAAGTATTAAATGATAATACTATAATTATAGATAAAATAGAAAATATACCAATTATAAATAATAAAATAGCTATAATAAATGTATCAAGTGGAAATTTTTTAAATAAAAATTTTGATTTTTTACTAAGTGAAAAGCAAAAAGAAGAAAATGGAATTATTACTTATGATGAAAAAAAACTTATTGAAAAGTATAAATTTTATAGAATGATAAATTTTAGTGAAAATATTAAAATTTTTTCATTAAAAGATGAAGAAATAGGACTTGATAGAAATCCATTTTTAGAAGAATTAATATTAAAATACAATTTAGATATAAACAAAAGTGAAATTGATGTAGATAGAATTTTTATAGATAATTTTAAAATGAAAAATAATGAAAAATTAGAATTTGAAAATATTTATAATATATATGTAGAAAATAATGATTTTAGAAATAATAAACTTAATATAGGAAGTTACACATATATGGAGTTAAAAAAATGTAAATATAAATATTTTTTAAGGTATATAGGTGAAATATTAAATCAAAATATAATAATAAAAGAAGAATTTAGCAAAAAAATAGTAGGAATATTTTTTCATATGATAATGGAAAAAATTTCAAAAAAGATTATGGATGAAAATATAGAAAATTATTTAAATGAATTAATAAAAAGCTATTATAAATTTATTGAAACAAAGCTTCCTATTAATTATGAAAAATATTATAAAGATATTTTTATTAAGCATTTTGAAAAGAATATAATTAAGTTTGTATATGAAATAAGAAAATATATAGAAAATAATATAGAAACAGAAAAAAAAGTGGAAAAAGAAATTTTTGAAATCAATAATATAAAAATTAATATGAATGGTCGTATCGATGCATATATAGAAAATAATGATAAAAAAATAATTATTGATTATAAAACAGGTAGTGGAGACGATATGCAATTAAAATTTTATGAATATCTTATAGGTGAAAGTGTAGATAAATATATATATGATTTATGGAAAGGTGAATTAGATAAAAAAGATAAAAAAGATAAAAAAATAGAAAAAGAAGATATAGTAAATGAATTAAATTTTTTAAATATAGGATATTATATGAGAACAGAAAAAAAATCAAATTGTAATAATTGTGAATACATAGATATATGTAATGAGGTGAATATTAATGAAAATAATACTAAAAGCTAG
- a CDS encoding cysteine desulfurase family protein has translation MRRVYLDNAATTKVDDIIKEKLFNEFDNFFGNPSSVHSEGQKSKMILEKSREKIADLLGVKSREIIFLSSGTEANNSAIKGIVYKNPDKHFMTTKIEHSSVLKTFEYLEKKDYKIDYISADNKGVVNIEELKSKITKKTKLISVMFANNEVGTIQPIKEIGEICKKNNIVFHVDAVQGIGKELINPKNLNIDIMSFSSHKFYGPRGAAGLYINTGIELEKLLHGGSQERKKRAGTENIFSIYGMAEALELSYSNIYKEKEKIKELRDYFENKILNEIKDIKINCKDSKRVVNISNITIKNIEAQSILFNLDLNGIAVSAGSACASSALTPSHVLEAIGLNKVDAKSSIRVSLGRYNTKEEIDYFIDKLSLAVEQERNLNF, from the coding sequence TTGAGAAGAGTATATTTAGACAATGCAGCTACTACAAAAGTAGATGATATTATAAAAGAAAAGCTTTTTAATGAATTTGACAATTTTTTTGGAAATCCTTCAAGTGTACATAGTGAAGGACAAAAATCTAAGATGATATTAGAAAAATCAAGAGAAAAAATAGCTGATTTATTAGGAGTAAAGTCAAGAGAAATTATATTTCTTAGCAGTGGAACAGAAGCAAATAATAGTGCAATAAAAGGAATTGTATATAAAAATCCAGATAAACATTTTATGACTACTAAAATAGAACATTCCTCTGTTTTAAAAACATTTGAATATCTTGAAAAAAAAGATTATAAGATAGATTATATTTCAGCAGATAATAAAGGAGTAGTAAATATAGAAGAACTAAAAAGTAAAATAACAAAAAAGACAAAACTTATTTCCGTAATGTTTGCTAATAATGAAGTAGGTACAATTCAGCCAATAAAAGAGATAGGAGAAATATGTAAAAAAAATAATATTGTATTTCATGTAGATGCAGTTCAAGGAATAGGAAAAGAATTAATAAATCCAAAAAATTTAAATATTGATATTATGAGTTTTTCATCACATAAATTTTACGGGCCTAGAGGAGCTGCGGGATTGTATATAAATACTGGTATTGAATTAGAAAAATTACTTCATGGTGGAAGTCAAGAAAGAAAAAAAAGAGCAGGGACTGAAAATATATTTTCTATATATGGAATGGCTGAAGCATTAGAGCTTAGTTATAGTAATATTTATAAAGAAAAAGAAAAAATAAAAGAATTAAGAGATTATTTTGAAAATAAAATATTAAATGAAATAAAAGATATAAAAATAAATTGTAAGGATTCTAAAAGAGTTGTAAACATTTCTAATATAACAATAAAAAATATTGAAGCTCAATCAATTTTGTTTAATTTGGATTTGAATGGGATAGCAGTAAGTGCAGGATCTGCTTGTGCCTCTAGTGCACTTACACCTTCACATGTATTAGAAGCAATTGGACTTAATAAAGTAGATGCAAAATCTTCAATAAGAGTTAGTTTAGGAAGATATAATACAAAAGAAGAGATAGATTATTTTATAGATAAATTATCTTTAGCAGTAGAACAAGAAAGAAATTTAAATTTTTAA
- a CDS encoding polysaccharide deacetylase family protein, whose protein sequence is MNFKNILIILFIIFSYSLFADGHIFVYHRFGDNRFTSSNISISTLRKHFDYLKNNNYKVVSLKNMVSKIKNNEEIPDNWVAFTIDDAYKSFYNNGLPVFKEYNYPFTLFANTEPIIGKYPDFVTFEELRDISKYGEVATHSHSHQHSLNISTNVLLNDIKKSVNILEKELNKKINYYSHPYGEYDYNILNYLKNLNFQAIFNQNSGAISNKNNIYDLNRIALGENDNIEFWLNIKYLIARWNNIEIKNNSITNINVTLNNSIKQIEVYISGYGWKWYNLNNGILNINLNKPLLYSRNRIILRTKDNKWNNYLIVK, encoded by the coding sequence ATGAATTTTAAAAACATTTTGATTATATTATTTATAATCTTTAGCTACAGTTTATTTGCTGATGGACATATATTTGTATATCATAGATTTGGAGATAATAGATTTACCTCTTCAAATATTTCTATTTCTACTTTAAGGAAACACTTTGACTATCTAAAGAATAATAATTACAAAGTAGTCTCTTTAAAAAATATGGTATCTAAAATTAAAAATAATGAAGAAATTCCTGATAATTGGGTAGCATTTACTATAGATGATGCATATAAAAGTTTTTATAATAATGGATTACCTGTATTCAAAGAATATAACTATCCTTTTACTTTATTTGCCAATACAGAACCCATTATTGGTAAATATCCTGATTTTGTTACATTTGAGGAACTTAGAGATATCAGTAAATATGGTGAAGTTGCTACACATAGTCATTCTCACCAACATTCTCTAAATATTTCTACTAATGTATTATTAAACGATATCAAAAAAAGTGTAAATATTTTAGAAAAAGAACTTAATAAAAAAATTAATTATTATAGTCATCCTTATGGTGAATATGATTATAATATCTTAAATTATTTAAAAAATTTAAATTTTCAAGCAATTTTTAATCAAAATTCAGGTGCTATTAGTAATAAAAATAATATTTATGATCTAAATAGAATTGCTCTTGGAGAAAACGACAATATAGAATTTTGGTTAAATATAAAATATTTAATAGCTAGATGGAATAATATTGAAATAAAAAATAACTCAATAACTAATATAAATGTAACTCTAAATAATTCTATTAAACAAATTGAAGTGTATATTTCTGGTTATGGTTGGAAATGGTATAATCTCAATAATGGTATTCTCAATATTAATTTAAATAAACCATTACTTTATTCTAGAAATCGTATAATACTACGTACAAAAGATAATAAATGGAATAATTATCTTATTGTAAAATAA
- a CDS encoding GGDEF domain-containing protein — protein sequence MNFEDNIQEIKDIYTKWLKTYLLNNDEEEALISVYNDLFIKNHFIIDDIMDIFDIHILALKQILKINNDNDKIDWIYIKRANEFFAQFLTLFENYRQVLREQVEIDPLTRAYNRLSLDNVGEKVFNYSLKNKSSLLCVMLDLDNFKHINDAYGHDIGDQVLINVSKILKKNIKQKDFLYRYGGEEFLILLRDINYDEAFPFLTKLKDNLKKIKIKSLDKKITASFGATSLLEDNPISLYEMIKYADTAMYKAKKTSKDKVVFFRDLK from the coding sequence TTGAATTTTGAAGATAATATACAGGAAATAAAAGATATCTATACCAAATGGCTTAAAACATATCTTTTAAACAATGATGAAGAAGAAGCTTTAATTTCTGTATATAATGATTTATTTATAAAAAACCATTTTATTATTGATGATATAATGGATATTTTTGATATTCATATTCTTGCTTTAAAACAAATATTAAAAATAAATAATGATAATGATAAAATTGATTGGATATATATAAAAAGAGCAAATGAATTTTTCGCACAATTTCTAACTTTATTTGAAAATTATAGACAAGTTTTAAGAGAGCAAGTAGAAATAGATCCTTTAACTAGAGCTTATAATAGACTTTCTCTAGATAATGTAGGAGAAAAAGTTTTTAATTATTCATTAAAAAATAAAAGTTCTCTACTCTGTGTAATGTTAGATTTAGATAATTTTAAACATATTAATGATGCCTATGGACATGATATTGGTGATCAGGTATTAATAAATGTATCAAAAATATTAAAAAAGAATATTAAACAAAAAGATTTTCTTTATAGATACGGTGGGGAAGAATTTTTAATTCTTCTTAGAGATATAAATTATGATGAAGCGTTCCCTTTTTTAACTAAATTAAAAGATAATTTAAAAAAGATAAAAATAAAGAGCTTAGATAAAAAAATTACTGCTAGTTTTGGTGCTACTAGTCTTTTAGAAGATAATCCAATTTCTCTCTATGAAATGATAAAATATGCTGATACTGCTATGTATAAAGCTAAGAAAACCAGTAAAGATAAAGTTGTTTTTTTCCGTGATCTAAAATAA
- a CDS encoding FUSC family protein, producing MQIRYIKASLATMITIYLGEIFNIDSLFFATIAAVISSQISHIDTVIVGKKRIFGTILGATVGMIFASLFKSNILIIGIGIYSIIYISDNIIKSSAANVACIVFLAIMLNYGNKTPFIYALNRLIDTSFGIIITIIVSMSLSLINKKYKIFKK from the coding sequence ATGCAAATAAGATATATAAAAGCTAGTTTAGCTACTATGATTACTATTTATTTAGGGGAAATATTTAATATTGATTCTCTTTTTTTTGCTACAATAGCAGCTGTAATTTCATCTCAAATATCTCATATAGATACAGTTATAGTAGGTAAAAAAAGGATATTTGGAACAATACTTGGTGCAACAGTAGGAATGATATTTGCTTCTCTTTTTAAAAGCAATATTTTAATAATAGGAATAGGAATATATTCTATAATTTATATTTCAGATAATATTATAAAAAGCTCAGCTGCAAATGTAGCCTGTATAGTATTTTTGGCAATAATGTTAAATTATGGAAATAAAACACCTTTTATATATGCATTAAATAGATTAATAGACACAAGTTTTGGGATAATAATAACTATTATTGTGTCTATGTCATTATCTTTAATAAATAAAAAATATAAAATTTTTAAAAAATAG